GGTTTCCCCAGAACAGGTGTCGACGAGGGGTGCGAATCCTCCGAAGCCCTCGACCGTCACGTCGTGTATGGACACGGCGTCGGGACCGGTGTTCGTCACCATGATGCGCCGGTCAGTCGAGCCGGTCGTGTCCGGACCGTCGAACGGAGCGAACCCGAGGTCGACGAAGGCCGGTGCCACCAGGAGTGACCCGTTGCCTCCGGTCCCCCGGTTGCGCAGCACCATCAGGTTGTTGTCGTCGTCCTCGGTCGCGACGACGTCCAGCCGCCCGTCGCCATCGATGTCAGCGGTTGTGACGAACTCCGTTCCGGTTCCGGCGACGAAGCCGCGCGCGGGCCCGAGGTTTCTGGACCCGTTGTTCACGAGGACCGACACACCGCCCTCCCACGCCCCGGCGACGATGTCGACCCTCCCATCGCCGCTCACATCACTCAGTGCCACCGAGTTCGGGAAGCCTGGCGCCGGGTAGGACCGCACCGCCTCGAAGCCACCCTCTGACCCGTACGCGATGGAGACGCCGGTCGGCTCGAATCCCAACAGCGCCAGGTCCGTGAATCCGTCTCCGTCGATGTCCGCGACTTCGAGCGTGTGGGAGGACAAGCCGGTCGGAAACGACGTCGCTTCGCCGTACTGACCTGCGCCCAGTCCCGGGAGGATGGCGATCGCGCCGTCCGCGGTGGTCACGATGACGTCCAATCCCGGTGTTCCGTCGACGTCCCCCAGGGCGACGGCCAGGGGCCCCACACCGACGGGGATGGTCTGGGACTCTGCGAACCCGCCGGTCCCGTCCCCGAACAGGATGGCGACCTCGTCGTCACGCTCTGCGGTCGCGGCCACGTCGGTGTTGCCGTCCCCGTCGAGGTCGAACGCGACGAGTGACGTCACACCGGTGAGCGGGATCGGGGACAACGGTGTGAATCGACCGAAGCTGTCATTCAGCAGCAGGTGGATTGAGTCGCCCGACCAGTCCGGGATGAAGAGGTCGAGATGACCGTCGCCGTTGACGTCTCCCGCCTCGATCCCGGAGGTGCCAGGAACCTGGATCGTCTGTTCAATCGTCAGGACGCCTGCTCGGTCATTGAGCAGGATTGAGACCGAGGCATCGGCGGACACGGCGACATCCATGTGCCCGTCGTCGTTGAAGTCCCCGCGCGTCGCGCCACTCGGAAGGTGACCCACCGGATAGAAGACTGGTTCATCGAGTTCGAACTGGACAGGTGTCTGTGCGACACCGGTCGTCGCCGGCAGGACAGCGACCACCAGCATCAGGATCAGGAGTTGGGCACGGCGGTTCATGGTTCCTCCCTCAAGGGACCGTCAGCGTCTCGAACGCGGCGTCATGGAGCGTCGTGAACCGTACTGAAGGGCGGTAGGAGATCGGTAGGAGCGATGGATCGATGCCCACCAGTCCCGACGGACCGTCGAGACCGGTCGAGGATCAGTGCGAGGAGATGCGGGCGACGGCGCGGCCCAGCACCGTCGGAAGGATCCGCCGTCGGTGGGCCGGCGGCCCATGGAGATCGTCGGCGTCGCCGGCGAACGTCGCATCCTCGGTCGCCATCCCGCCAGCCTCGCGCACGGTGGCGGCGTCGAGCCGCGAGCCGACCAGCCGCTCCTCGGCCGCCGACGCTCGCTGCGGGGTCGTGAAGGCTCCCGAGACGCCGATCCGAGCGCTGCTCACCACACCAGCGTCGTCAACCTCCACTGACACGCCCACCGCAGCCAGCGGCCACCCGCTGGCTGGGTGGGTCGTCCGCGCGTAGCCGATGGCCGTCGACCGCGGCAGCGTGACCGCCGTGACCAGCTCGTCTGACCGGCGGGCCGTGCGCGCCTCACCAGCTCCAGCGTTCAGGAACGCCTGGATGTCCAGTTGTCGCTCACCGCCAGACGAGCGGAGGACGAGTTGAGCATTCAGGGCCAGAGCAACGGCAACCCAGTCGCTGGCCGGATCGGCCTCGGCCAGGGCGCCGACGAGCGTGCTGCGGCCGCGGACCAGCGGATCCGCCACGTGCGGCGCGGCCGCTCGCACCAGCGGGGCGCTCTCGCGGACGGCGTCATGTCGTGCCAGCTGGGCAACGGTCACGCGCGGGCCGATGCGGACCCCGTCGTTGGTGCGCTCCACCGCGTCGAGTCCGGCGACACGACGCAGGTCGATGACCAGCCCCGGCCGGCGCTGACGGAGTCGGAGCTGCGGGATCAGGCTGTGACCTCCCGCCAGAACGGCGGCTTCGTCACCGTGTTGGGCCAGGAGCTCCAGCACCTCATCGATCGAGTCCGGAGCGACGTAGGCGAACGGTGCCGGGATCACGAGCGGTCCTGTGCGGCGTGGATGGCGGCGAGGACCCTCGCCGGCGTCAGGGGCATGTCCAGACGGGGGACACCAAGCGGTCGGAGCGCATCATGAACGGCACTGACGAGGACGGCCGGCGTCGCGATCGTCGCTGCTTCGCCAACACCCTTCACGCCCAGCTCGTTGTGCGGGGTCGGGGTCACCGTGTGCTCGGCGACGATGCGTGGCACGTCACCGGCGCGAGGGATGGCGTAGGTCTGCAGCGTGCCCGTGGCCGAGGTCCCGTCCGGGTTGGCTCGTGCTCCCTCGAGCAGTGCCTGCCCCAGGCCCTGCGCGGCACCGCCGTGGATCTGCCCGCGGGCCAGCAGCGGGTTGAGGACCGGCCCGCAATCGTCGACCGCGACGAGTTGGGCGATGGTCACCTCGCCAGTCCCCGGGTCCACCTCGACCTCGGCGATGTAGGCGCCGAAGGGGAAGACCATGTCCTTCGGCGTGTAGAAGGCCGATGTCTCGAGGCCCGGCTGCTCGCCGCGAGGGTACGTCGCAAGCGACGTCGCGAGCTGGGCCACCTCGTCCCATGCCAGCGAGTGCCGTCCCATGCCATCGTCGGGCAACTGGAACCGGGTCACGCGGCCAACTGCCGCGCCGGCGAGGCCACGCGCGCCATGCCGAACGGTCCGCAAGCCCCGGGCCAGCGTGGAGGGTTCGAGCACGACGAAGTGACCGTCGACCAGGTCGACGTCGTCGGCCGGCAGGCCCAGGGCGTTTGCGGCCACACGGCGAGCTTTCTGCCGGACTGCCGTCGCCGCCTGGTGCACCGCCATGCCGCCGGTCGCCATCGACCTCGAGTTGTAGGTTCCGTTGCCGTGGTCGACCCGGTCGGTGTCGCCTTCCAGCACGGTGATCCGGTCGGTGGGCAGACCCAGAGCGGCGCCGGCGATCTGGGCGTAGGTGGTGGCGTGGCCTT
The sequence above is a segment of the Euzebya tangerina genome. Coding sequences within it:
- a CDS encoding FAD binding domain-containing protein, translating into MIPAPFAYVAPDSIDEVLELLAQHGDEAAVLAGGHSLIPQLRLRQRRPGLVIDLRRVAGLDAVERTNDGVRIGPRVTVAQLARHDAVRESAPLVRAAAPHVADPLVRGRSTLVGALAEADPASDWVAVALALNAQLVLRSSGGERQLDIQAFLNAGAGEARTARRSDELVTAVTLPRSTAIGYARTTHPASGWPLAAVGVSVEVDDAGVVSSARIGVSGAFTTPQRASAAEERLVGSRLDAATVREAGGMATEDATFAGDADDLHGPPAHRRRILPTVLGRAVARISSH
- a CDS encoding FG-GAP-like repeat-containing protein translates to MNRRAQLLILMLVVAVLPATTGVAQTPVQFELDEPVFYPVGHLPSGATRGDFNDDGHMDVAVSADASVSILLNDRAGVLTIEQTIQVPGTSGIEAGDVNGDGHLDLFIPDWSGDSIHLLLNDSFGRFTPLSPIPLTGVTSLVAFDLDGDGNTDVAATAERDDEVAILFGDGTGGFAESQTIPVGVGPLAVALGDVDGTPGLDVIVTTADGAIAILPGLGAGQYGEATSFPTGLSSHTLEVADIDGDGFTDLALLGFEPTGVSIAYGSEGGFEAVRSYPAPGFPNSVALSDVSGDGRVDIVAGAWEGGVSVLVNNGSRNLGPARGFVAGTGTEFVTTADIDGDGRLDVVATEDDDNNLMVLRNRGTGGNGSLLVAPAFVDLGFAPFDGPDTTGSTDRRIMVTNTGPDAVSIHDVTVEGFGGFAPLVDTCSGETVPPGHGCSIQVGLFVEGPGQVRNGTLVLRSSAATGDLAVRLYGEAGFDFPAEIVDVPGNASDFALQLSRRSTGLGDQSGAVVLARADIFADALAGSVLTSLGPLLFTGGEVLDSATGTEIERILPAGATVYLLGGPAALSADIESRLIEGGYTVRRLSGPTRVETAIAIAEEASQVLGLPEQVNLARADAPADNPTAAWADAVAVGGLAAETGQPVLLTPTEGLHPAVEEWLASRSDVDVRIIGGPQAVSNAVETTLAGLVRAVTRVAGSNRYATAVEIAQAWPESSGNVVAPGGSEDGWAFTLAVAALSSTYDMPILLTELDRVPSETCEALALRRSLQTPTARTAEAVRAAVVEGC